The genomic stretch CCCTGCTGCACTGTCAGGACTCATGTTGAAAACAACATCTCTAACCTCCTCTGTGTCAGGAATGGCAGTGAAACTTTCATTATCTGCATCAATTACACATTGAGAAATACAGTTGATGATGTCATGATCATTGTAGTGATGATTGATGTTAAAGAACTGTTGAAAGTGATGGCAGCTGCTTTGCCAATATTAGTATCCCCCTCGATCCAGTAGCCTCTATGGTCGTTGATTTTAAAAATTTGCAGCCTTATCCTTCTCCCTCTGATGGTGCTATGGAAGTATTTAGTGTTAGTATCTCCTTCTTCAAACTAGTTTATCCTAGCTTTTTGTCTGAGGATGTCATCCTACATTCCCATCCATCTAATATACTCAGCTTgtcctttgttcagttcagttCTGGTTGTATCATTACTGTTCATAAGATCCATTTGTTCAAGGTCTTTCATTTTATCTTCCCAGTATTGAACTTGGTTGAAAACATTGCCAATGTCGTCTCTGGACCATTGAGTCAGTCTTCTGCTCAACATTGTAAGCTTTTGTTGAAGTCTCCACAGAGAATTCCCACTGACACAatttctccaaacttcttcaaCTACCCGCAAAAAGTTGATTGATTAGTctaaaaatttgaaaacttgaagTATTTAGGCCCATACTGGTTAGAGTCCTTGCATTGAATTATAATAGGTCTATGGTCAGAGCCAATTCTAGTCAAGTGGTTGacaatattattttaaaaactctATCCAATCTcttccatattctccttcttggcTCCCAATTGTTACACCATGTGTATTTTGGATCAACAAAACCCAAGTCCATCATACCACAGTTATCTATGCAATTGCTGAATTCTAGACTTTTGTTCATTCTGTGAGGTCTGTCACCTTTTTTCTCATCGGGATCCAGAATGACATTGAAATCACCTCCAATACACCATGGACTGTTCACATGAAGATTGGTTAACTCAAGACTATTCCACAACTCTCTCCTTTCTTCAGGAGTACATTTAGCATATACTGCTGTGATGTAGAGATCACTGTTGACAGCCCCATAATGCAATTTGATAGTAAGTTGTTGATCATGGTTGCTCAGTATAGTAGTCATGTTGTTGCCTGACCACATGATCCAAATCTGACAATTTGAATTAGAAATACAGTGTTGATAACCAAGGAACCTCCTGCACCTTTCTATTTGATTAGTACTAACAAAAGGTTCCATAATGGCAACTAGTTCCACCTTATAGATGGAGATCAATTTTTTTAGCCTTGATAAGGCTTTTTTGGTATCCACACCCCTAATGTTCCAAAAAATGGCATTTATCATTAAAATAGTTCAGGCTAGCATGAGTGTCCCCCTTTAGGAGGTATAGTATCTTTGCTTTTggtcttttgttcttttttcctttttttttctttggacCATATGATCTGGAAGACTCATCTTTTGAATCAGTTTGTATGTGGTCTTCAGGAATCATGACTGTCACCCTATTAGGAGATGTCACCTCTATTTGTTGACTAGTCACATATCTATCTTGTTTTGATTTGGCTTCCATATTGAGATCAACTACCATCTCAATCCCAAGAAGATTTCGAATTTCAGAAGGCACACTAGTTGATTCATTGACATAATCACTTATGTTTAACGCACtcttttgcattttttttgttttcagtATCGTTCTTCACATTCTGACTAACATTTTCTCGGATGGACTTCTGCTTATCTTCTTTTGTAGCTCTATTTTCATTATCCTCTTTCATATCCCTGTGTATCCTAGTTCTCGAAGACAACTGCTCACTGACAGCCTTAGTTTGGTCGTTAACAGCCTTAACATGATTGTTGGATGCCTTAGCTTGATCTTTCTGCTCATCTTCCTTAGGCTGCCCTTGAGCATTCACAGCATTTTCAATGGTACTGTTCTGGTTCAGGTTTTGAAGGGCCAAATTTAATTCTTTGTTATATTTCTTCCTCCTTCTAGGAGCCAAACTTAACTCTTTGTTATGTTTCTTCCTCCTTGTAATATAATTATTATTCAGCATAATTCCAAAGTGTTGAATTTCTAAAAAAGGTTTCTAGGCTGATCTTggtaataatttttctatatatgttttgtttttaatttgggaTGTTTAACACATTACCCCACCCTTCTAAATTGTGCAGGAATGGATAAAAAGATCCAGAATATTGATTATTCAAGAGATAAGTTAGGCCTCATTTTGTTTGTACTTAATagaggtctgaatcttaatcattcagatctcagacattaagtgcgtttatttttaaagtctgaatcttaattattcagatcttaatcattaagtgtgtttgtttttttacttcacaaccactGAATAGATCTGTATGATTAAAATCTATAAcaaagacttaatttcattaagatgatATCACATATTTATTATTAAATGCCACCACCacctactattatcaactaccaccatgccACCACCATACTCcatcaccaccaccaccactacgCCACTATTATCCTCAATCATAGCTGCCACCATTATCGATCATCACCACCCACCATCCCACCACTCCGATCACCATCATTCTCACCCACAATCaacactcatccacctcaactaccacaactaacCATCCCATCACCATCAACAATCACAGCCAGCACCGCCTATCATTATAACCTACCACCACCAATCCACCACCTTCCTCAATCAAAATTAGTACCACCACccgccattattaactatcaccacccaccaccaccattattaactatcaccacccaacaccaccatcctcaatcataatcgccaccactgccaatcactactagctactagctattagcatgaaccaccatcatcaaccaaaactacTACCAACCACTGTCTCTAGTCGGCATTCAcccgttagccatcaccaccaacaactatcatattttaaaaaacaatatattttattgatagaatattagattagttaGTATTCATTTGAATTTCATGTTtattaattttgaaataaaataaattttatacatttagatgttaaaaatcaaacattCTTAATttttagtattcagatcttaatacacatcttaatatattcagatatgtattcagattcagatgtgTTAATCTTAATGCACATCTTGATGTTCAGATGTAgattcagattcagacgtcttaatcttaaaaaaaacaaatgaagccTTAGATGATCTCCCTAATAAGATTAGCATGCATGGAGCCGCTCAAAAAACCTATACTTGGTCCCTTAGTAGGAAGTAAACATGTTGATTTTTCTCTATTAGGTTCTCAAATAGCCTACTACTTTAATCTCCTTGATATATACGTGTTCGAATCATTTTAACACTcaagggtcgtttggtaggatgcattagataaaataatgcatgcattagctttgtatattaataataccttgtttggtagatattttgaacctatgcattagttatgcaagcattagttatacattctatttggtattatcctatgtataactaatgcataaaaaaccatggtattagcaatgcaatggtTTTTAATGCATGCaatagcttagttaaagacaaaattgtccttcaaaatttatgcttgattaaaatgtgctagttattatattaatgcaactttataataatccaaatagtgagaaataaaattatatctctagtaaataaataaatacttagtatatttcttttttaataaataaatatttagttctatattacaatataggtagacaaatcaaataatttttttaactttttcatataaaaatatttctcaacatatgtttcttttaaaaagttagagtgatggactggttttgaggatatttttgtaaacaaacaattctttttagaaattgtgcaataTTTTAATACATCAAatcaaacaatggataagaaatataccagcataactaataccagcataactaatgcaaaCATAATtaataccagcattactaatacaccatattcactattattcttatacaccctaccaaacgataGAGTTACCTCTTAAGGTCAGCTTCTTTGTCTGTTAGTGATGTAATTCATTGGTTTTCAAAGCCAAAGAAACCATATGGCATTTTGGTATAAGATCAATTAATGACTAGTGGCATTGTGTTTTCTTCAATGCCCATATGATGTAGATCGGTGAATGTGACTAGTCGATAGCCATTTACGAAAATGACTGTCCTGAATTGCGACCAGCTGCTGccaaatttctttttcttccttaaAACAAAACGAAGGAGCTGGAATTTTTTATAAAAAATCAAACTGGACAATTTTCTTCACATTGTTCATTTGAGAAAAAAAAACGCTTTTagcaacaaaaaaagaaaatactaTTGGCCAAAAAAAAGGGCCAAACATACTATCATTTTACTTCGAATTGAATTTATAATGGTTGCAAAATCAGAATAAGTCCTATATGTATAatcagttaaaatcaaaagaaatcttaccttaccAGGGATCGGCTGTAGTGGTCcgataatatccattccccacttcatgaacggccatggtgacAAAATTGAGTGCAATGGCTCTGGGGGTTAATGTACCAATGATGCGTAGCGTTGACATTTGTCACATTTTTGAACATAAGATTTGGCGTCTTGTTTCATCCGGGGCCAATAGTATCCTACCTTTATTAATTTTAGTACTAAGAAATCTGCgcctaagtgatttccgcagatcCTTTCGTGGACTTCTCGCATAACATAGTTAGCTTTAGAGGCTTCGAAATATTGGGCCAGCGTCACTTGGAAAGATTTTTGTTCAATTAACCTCCTTTGAAACTATATCGTGATGCCTTAGTGCGTAGCGCCCGAGATGCCTTGGGATCTTCAGGCAACTTTCTGTGCTCGAGATAATCAATGATCTCATTCCTCCAATCCTAGACCAAATTAGCGGCGTCTATCTATCTGTGTCTAGAATCGAGTACATAAGCTGTACGACCATACCAGAGTTCGATCCTTTCATTTCCGTAGATGAGCCAAGGTTAGCTAGTGCGTCCGCTTCCGCATTTTCTTCCCTCGGGATATGTGTAATTGAACACTCCCAGAACCTTCACTACGTATTGTTGCATGCGTTCCTCTTTGGCTTCGAAGATCCCGTAGACCTGATTACCACCAACTGAGAGTCATATTTGATTTCTATGACCTCGGGGTTCAATCCCTGAGCCAATTCAAGCACTGCAATCAAAACTTCATACTCAGCTTCATTATTAGTCAGAGGAACTGTTCTTATGACCTGCCTTAGGGTTTCTCCCGAAGGCGTGGTTAGTACTATACCGAGCCCGGACCTCTTTATGTTCGAAGCTCCGTCCATGAGTAGGATCCAAACTCCTAATGTCGATTCTGGCACCATCACTGCATCTTTAGTTGCGAAAGGTAACAGTGCCGGACtgaaatcggccacaaagtcgGCCAAAACGTGTGACTTAATCGCAGTCCTAGATTTATGTTTTATGTCAAATTTACTTATTTCGACGGCCCACTTGGACATCTTACCCAAAAGTTCGGGTTTATGAAGGATATTCTGCGGGGGAAAGCTGGTCACCACAGTTATCTGGTGACATTGGAAATAAGGCCTTAGCTTTCGAGCGGGGGCTACGGGGGCTAAGACTAACTTCTCTAGATGCGGATAGTGAGTTTTTGCTCGCATTAAAATTCTACTACTGTAATAAATAGGAGACTACGTACCTTCCTCATCACGGACTAAGGCATTTACCGCTAACTCCGAGACTGCTAACAGGTTTTTGGCCTTCCTCTACTTTGATAGTATTGGAGGACTTGAAGAATACTTTTTCAAATCCCTCAAAGCCTGCTGACTTTCAGGGGTTCATTTGaagttcttcttctttttgagaagCGAGAAGAAATGATAGCATTTCTCTGAAGAACGAAAATAAATCTACTCAAAGCGGCCAATCTCCCTGTTAGCCTTTCAACCTCCTTTACGCTTAATAACTGGTCAGGGATATCTTcaatagctttgattttatcggggttaatCTCAATCCCCCTTTATGACACCAGGAATCCTAGGAACATGTCGGAGCTGACCCCAAacgcacatttctcggggttaagcttcatgttatgcttccttAAGATATCAAAAGTTTCGGCAAGTGTTTAAGATGAACACCTGCGTTCAAAGACTTAacaagcatatcgtctatataaacttccatggtttTCCCTATTTGCTTTTCAAACATTTTGTTCATGAGCCGTTGATAAGTGGCTCGGGCGTTCTTTAGgccgaagggcatcacattatagcaTATGTGCCGAAGTTCGTTATGAACGATGTTTTTTCCGGATCCTCCGGGTTCTTctaaatttggttgtacccgtaataagcatcgaggaaactcattaactcattCCCAGCCATTgaatcaatcatttgatcaatgtttggcaatATGAACGATTCTTTTAAGCACACCTTATTTTAgtccttatagtctacacacatgcaaaatttattattcttctttggaactactcCTACGTTATCTAGCCAGttgggatactttacctctcggatTGAACCGATATCAAGCAAGCGAGTTACCTCTTCTTTAACGAATTTATTTCTAGCATCGGCAATATGACATTTTTTTGTCTTACCGTAGGGATGCTGGGATCCAAGCTTAGCTTGTGTACGACCACTTCCGGCGGGATATCTGTCATATCCGCATGCGACCGTGCAAAACAATCGACATTAAATTTGAGAAATTCAATAAATAAAGACCTGAGTTCAGGGTGTAGTCCTGTCCCCAAGTGGAATTTCCTCTCCAAGAACTTTTTAAATAATGCGACTTGCTCAAGTTCTTCCGTTGTGGACTCTGTTGCGTCATTCTCTTCAGGTACCtggaaataccttggcacctgaTAGGATTCCGACGACTCTTCCCCCTGGTTGACTTTGCTTGACTCGGGAACAAGCGCCGATTCCTATAATTGCTATGCCGCATGCTCCTTCCCTTTGCTACTGGAGGCTGAgattgcattcatctcccttgCTTCCGGTTGGTTACCTCTTATTTTTTTAGTTCCCTTGGGAGTTGGGAATTTCAAAAATTGGTGATATATCGATGGCACAACCTTCATCTCGTGCAACCACAGTCTACCCAGGATACTATTGTAGCCCATATCACCATCCACTCGGGAACATGCACCAGTTCATGTAATTGCTATGTCGCATGCTCCTTCCTTTTGCTACTGGAGACTGAgattgcattcatctcccttgCCGTCAGTTGGCCgcctcttatttgtttaattcctttgGGAGTTGGGAATTCCAGCAACTGGTGATATGTCGATGGTACAAACTTCATCTCGTGCAACCACAGTCTACCAAAGATAATATTGTAGCCCATATCACCATCCACCACCTCAAAAAGGGTCGTCTTCATCACCCCTTCGGCATTCGTAGGTAGAAGGATTTCTCTTCGGGTCATCACACTTGCTAAGTAGAAGCTGGCGAGGAGTTTTGTGTCCGGAATAATACTTCCAGTGAGCTTGGCTTGCTCCAATACCCTCCATTGTATGATGTTAGCCCAAACATCCTAGATCTACAAGCacacgtttaattttaaaatctaagacATTTAAAAAGATTACCAATAGATCATTGTGTGGTAGCAGCAATCCATCTGCATCTTCTTCCGTGAAAGTAATGTCGTCTTCAACAACTTCCCGAAGTCTCTTGCTATGGGTTACTGACACCTTCATTTTTTTTGCCGCCGAGAATGTAACCCCGTTAATCTCATTCCCCGAAAAATCATGTTGATCGTCAAGCGCGGTGGATCTTTTCCTACTTTTGAAGGCTATGCATTATCACGATTACGATCGTAGTTATTATTAGCTTGGTCACTTAAAAATTCCCTGAGATGGCCATTTTTCAGCAATGTCATCACCTCTTCACGCAGATGCCGACAGTTCCCAGCATGATAACCATTTGTCCCGCGGTATTCGCACCATATGTTAAGATCTCTTTGGCTGGGATCAAATTTCATTGGCTTCGGGAACCGTGCCTCTTTAATATTTTTATGGCCAACACCAGCTCCACTACGCTGACATTGAAATTGTATTCGAAAATCTTGGGGTAGGAAGAATCTCGAGGACCTGGCATTTCCTTATCCTGTAATGCTTGTTATTTTGACCACAGTCAGTTTTCCTATCGATAGTGAATCTATCTTCCGATCAGAAACCTCTGTCGCATCCTTCGGCCCGTTCATAAGGCAAAAAACCGACTCCTTTAAGAACATCGATCTGTGTTAAAATCATTTTTCGATTTCTCCTTATTCTTCTCTCGGTCTCGACCCTTGACCGTTTCCGAAAAACCGAAATGGTCATCTTCGATTCTTATCTTTGATTCGTACTGGTTGTGAACATACACCCAAGTTGCTTCCTGAAACTCAAGCAGACTTTCTTTCAAATTCCGGGGAGCATCGAAACTTCTCGGATTCAAACCTTTGGTGAATGCTTCAGCCGCCCATTCGTCCAGTACGGCTAGTAGAAACATCCTTTCCTTCTGGAATCTGGTTACAAACTCCCGCAGCAACTCGACTCTCCTTGTGTGATCCTAAATATATAGGCATTTCGGTCCTGTACCTTTTCTAGCCCCGGCATGGGCCTTGATGAAAGAGTCCGCGAGCATCTCAAAGGAGTCTATGGAACACTCGGGCGAAAGCAAATACCACGTCAAGGCTCCCTTCGTAAGAGTCTCCCGGAATTTCTTCAGCAAAATTGACTCAATCTCGTGGGGAGCTAAATCGTTCCCCTTCACCGCCGTTGTATAAATGGTGATATGCTCCTGAGGATCTAAAGTCCCATCATATTTCGGCACGTCTGGCATTTTAAATCACTTCGGGATCAATTCTGGTGTCGCTCTAGGTTTGTACATCAATTGAGTGTACTTCTTTGAGCCTGACCTTTTCAGCACCGgtggtgcgcccggaatttgatcCATTCGGGTGTTCACTTCCTTCTTCGATTTTAAAGGAATCACTCACGTTGTTGTGACCGGATCCGCTCCCCCCTCCCCCGCCTTATCGAAGCCGACCTCGTCCCTCGGGGTGTTGTTGTCGACCCTCTATGTTGTTTGATTTGCGGGAGCACCGGAAGGAATTGGACCTCGTCCATTCGCATTATTGGAAGCACCCGACAACGCTTGCTTGAGATCTGTCATGACCTTATCCTGTCGTGTGAGATGGCCTAAAATGGCCTCTTGCTACTCCTGCAAGACCCTTACTGCTTTGATGACGTGCTCTTCTTCAGCATTATCAGGAGTCGCCTCTCGAACATGTCGCAGATACCGTCTATCGCGGACTGACATGGCCTCATTCCCCTCTCTAAGGGTATTACTGATTGAATCCTCGTGCTGAGGCTGATTTCTTTGGGCCTCAACGTTGTGTGTGTTGTTAACACCTTCATCTGCCATTTTCTATGATTTTTGCTAAGAACAAATAATCAAACGTGCTAGTAATAATGGCAAGGATCAACTTAATTACACAATTATCTAAGCCCCAAGGTAGGTGCGAAACTGTTTACCTGTAAAACAGTACAGTTGAATAGCGATTTATAGATAAGTAAATTAATTTGATCCTAGGATAATAGATGAATTAGACAAAAATGTAAGACTTAGccttgaaattgaaatgaaaCGGCGGATATCTTGATCGCGGGCGCAGAGCTACGGGGGGCAGtaaaa from Nicotiana sylvestris chromosome 12, ASM39365v2, whole genome shotgun sequence encodes the following:
- the LOC104250127 gene encoding uncharacterized protein, whose protein sequence is MKVSVTHSKRLREVVEDDITFTEEDADGLLLPHNDLLDVWANIIQWRVLEQAKLTGSIIPDTKLLASFYLASVMTRREILLPTNAEGVMKTTLFEVVDGDMGYNIIFGRLWLHEMKFVPSTYHQLLEFPTPKGIKQIRGGQLTAREMNAISVSSSKRKEHAT